A stretch of the Papaver somniferum cultivar HN1 chromosome 6, ASM357369v1, whole genome shotgun sequence genome encodes the following:
- the LOC113286138 gene encoding uncharacterized protein LOC113286138 gives MASSRKSVCIINSSLLVPFFLHLLLLLTSTEARPLEQGDSNSTGNVQQALLNGDIKVSGPSPGGEGHSFKNVVQTMGGNKVAGPSRGGEGHKFKTQQLRTFGRIKVSGPSPGEGHKFKTQKLQTIGRIKVSGPSPGEGHNFKNVVQTMGGNKVSGPSPRGGGHHNGVAKIHKSKRD, from the coding sequence ATGGCCAGTAGTAGAAAATCAGTATGCATCATCAATTCTAGTCTACTAGttccattttttcttcatcttcttctcctacTTACCTCAACAGAAGCTCGCCCCCTTGAGCAAGGCgattctaattccacaggaaatGTTCAACAAGCACTTCTGAATGGTGATATTAAAGTGTCAGGTCCTAGCCCTGGTGGTGAAGGTCACAGTTTCAAAAATGTTGTTCAAACCATGGGGGGAAATAAGGTGGCTGGTCCGAGTCGTGGGGGTGAAGGTCACAAGTTCAAAACTCAGCAGCTCCGAACATTTGGGAGGATTAAGGTGTCAGGCCCTAGCCCTGGTGAAGGCCACAAGTTCAAAACACAGAAGCTCCAAACAATTGGGAGGATTAAGGTGTCAGGACCTAGCCCTGGAGAAGGTCACAATTTTAAAAATGTTGTTCAAACCATGGGAGGAAATAAGGTGTCTGGTCCTAGTCCACGAGGCGGTGGCCATCACAATGGCGTGGCTAAAATTCACAAATCCAAGCGAGATTAA